A window from Phaenicophaeus curvirostris isolate KB17595 chromosome 13, BPBGC_Pcur_1.0, whole genome shotgun sequence encodes these proteins:
- the LOC138726259 gene encoding uncharacterized protein encodes MWRDRMSLALSLLLSLSCTLLQGTLLPPRDVKLEAQNFHVRLQWEPDPDSPSGATYQVEWRRRTSHWTKADACWRNSTSSSWACELYFDKIHDIYWARVRTDAGGELSKWADSSELQPYRDTIVGPPQLSWLLHGYNLSVNITMPLTPYRSKTGSYKPVDQVLRKLWYRLNLYEGDKLIQQVPCKRSREDVSCTFSYLMPSTQYCIRTAVVGMAREQSREAEQCLVTPVHPAGFPWVLLAVLSGVFLLLIVSGLCFIWLYACLSPLEMHLPKTLVLLNKELSGTIRVPALELEEGSLALLLPALLPSDGLPAAEQTPPTVQLLLGESCSQDMSGYCANGFGPHCLEEKDSSLTPSHLGHCLGSWVAPQLEEDGDDELEQPGGLTQDSYACDGHYQTSEMWLPLHLQLYSKCQCPAQGAGNCFPLPIEGGGFSQEDLQESLGLAEHWVMLSSVKLLASGEEDGGQLIYALQPLPGHETEPGDSTVKDSEVEQAALGILGACQLPQLALRIQHTVAFSGYELRPRVDAEP; translated from the exons ATGTGGCGTGACAGGATGAGCCTTGCCCTCAGCCTGCTTCTGTCCCTCAGCTGCACACTGCTCCAGG gcACGCTGTTGCCTCCACGGGACGTGAAGCTGGAAGCACAGAACTTCCACGTCCGCCTGCAGTGGGAGCCAGACCCTGATTCTCCCAGTGGTGCCACGTACCAGGTGGAGTGGAGGAGACG AACCTCTCACTGGACCAAGGCAGACGCCTGCTGGAGGAACAGCACCAGCTCCTCCTGGGCATGTGAGCTGTATTTTGACAAGATCCATGATATCTACTGGGCAAGGGTGAGAACAGATGCTGGAGGCGAGCTGTCCAAGTGGGCTGATTCCAGCGAGCTGCAGCCATACAGAGACA CAATTGTAGGCCCCCCACAGTTGTCCTGGCTTCTCCACGGCTACAACCTCAGTGTTAATATCACCATGCCGCTCACTCCCTACCGAAGCAAAACTGGTTCTTACAAGCCGGTTGACCAAGTGCTGCGGAAGCTGTGGTACCGGCTGAATCTTTATGAAGGGGACAAGCTCATCCAGCAA GTGCCCTGCAAACGGAGTAGGGAGGATGTGTCGTGTACCTTCAGCTACCTGATGCCCAGCACACAGTACTGCATCCGGACAGCGGTTGTGGGCATGGCCAGGGAGCAGAGCCGAGAGGCTGAGCAGTGCTTGGTGACACCAGTGCATCCTGCAG GCtttccctgggtcctccttgCCGTACTGAGTGGCGTCTTCCTGCTGCTGATTGTGTCCGGGCTCTGCTTCATCTGGCTGTACGCCTGCCTCAGCCCCTTGGAGATGCACCTCCCGAAAACGCTT GTTCTCCTGAACAAGGAGCTGAGTGGGACCATCAGGGTGCCCGCCCTTGAGCTCGAGGAGGGCTCGcttgccctgctcctgccagccTTGCTTCCTTCCGATGGGCTGCCTGCCGCTGAGCAAACACCACCCACAGTCCAGCTGCTCCTTGGAGAAAGCTGTTCCCAGGACATGAGTGGCTACTGTGCCAATGGTTTTGGGCCACACTGCCTTGAGGAAAAGGACTCATCCCTCACCCCTAGCCATCTAGGGCATTGTTTGGGCTCCTGGGTTGCACCACAGCTGGAggaagatggagatgatgagCTGGAGCAGCCAGGGGGACTGACCCAGGACAGCTATGCATGTGATGGGCACTACCAGACATCTGAGATGTGGCTCCCACTGCACCTCCAGCTTTATTCTAAATGCCAGTGCCCAGCCCAGGGAGCAGGCAACTGCTTTCCTCTGCCTATAGAAGGTGGGGGCTTCAGCCAGGAGGACCTGCAGGAGAGCCTTGGCCTGGCAGAACACTGGGTAATGCTCAGCTCTGTGAAGCTGCTGGCCAGCGGGGAAGAGGATGGAGGGCAGCTCATctatgctctccagcccctgccTGGCCATGAAACTGAGCCTGGTGACAGCACCGTGAAGGACAGTGAGGTGGAACAGGCAGCACTGGGAATCCTCGGCGCCTGCCAGCTGCCCCAGCTGGCCCTTAGGATCCAGCACACTGTTGCCTTCTCTGGCTACGAGCTGCGTCCCCGGGTTGATGCTGAGCCATAG